A stretch of Balaenoptera ricei isolate mBalRic1 chromosome 9, mBalRic1.hap2, whole genome shotgun sequence DNA encodes these proteins:
- the PTN gene encoding pleiotrophin isoform X2, whose protein sequence is MQTQQYLQQRRKFAAAFLAFIFILAAVDTAEAGKKEKPEKKVKKSDCGEWQWSVCVPTSGDCGLGTREGTRTGAECKQTMKTQRCKIPCNWKKQFGAECKYQFQAWGECDLNTALKTRTGSLKRALHNADCQKTVTISKPCGKLTKPKPQESKKKKKEGKKQEKMLD, encoded by the exons ATGCAGACTCAACAGTACCTGCAGCAGCGTCGAAAATTTGCAGCTGCCTTCctggcatttattttcattttagcagCTGTAGATACTGCTGaagcaggaaagaaagagaaaccag aaaagaaagtgaagaagtCCGACTGTGGAGAATGgcagtggagtgtgtgtgtgcccaCCAGCGGGGACTGTGGGCTGGGCACACGGGAGGGCACCCGGACCGGAGCTGAGTGTAAACAAACCATGAAGACCCAGAGATGTAAGATCCCCTGCAACTGGAAAAAGCAATTTGGAG CGGAGTGCAAATACCAGTTCCAGGCCTGGGGAGAATGTGACCTGAACACGGCCTTGAAGACCAGAACTGGAAGCCTGAAGCGAGCCCTCCACAATGCCGACTGTCAGAAGACAGTCACCATCTCCAAGCCCTGTGGCAAACTGACTAAGCCCAAACCTCAAG